Part of the Passer domesticus isolate bPasDom1 chromosome 8, bPasDom1.hap1, whole genome shotgun sequence genome is shown below.
ttcttggaaagcaatgctggagaggtaagtgcagtgcttgggtcaggtacaaattctgcattcagggaacgcgctctgagagtgtttgaccctcagcagggacaatgcacagcagggaccgaggggattcctgagccactgtgcaggagtccagactctggctgaactcggcaaagttcccgtgtttggacaggctcaggggctgccctcggggaacgtggggctcggggcgggggcgagcgggcaacggacaaacggacacggggacaaatggccccggagcttcagttgcagcagcagcagcggcagcagcagcagcggcggcagcagcagcgagaGAAGAAACTTTAGATTCcattctcctctccctctccctctccctccccgctgtcccgtacctctcccgctctccctttcccggtctcccctcctctccccgcctccctctccccgtgcccggccgggccatgcccccggcccgcccccggccccgggcggggctgccccgtgcccgcccccggccgtcccaccgaggtctggtcccagcccggctctggccgtgctggcgctggcgctgctgggcggggttcagtgcctggggcggcatcgccggcttttggctccgcctgccccggccccggccccgaccccgaccccggccccggccccgtctcctcccggggcccgcggaggacacaggcggccccgccgctcccgccgcctccgctgcggcttgcccggcccgagctccgccgctcggcagcgcggcccccggccccgcggctcccgggtcGCGTTGCaaagagcgaacgccgggggatggccgggccggtgcgggtgaggggcgctcgggggccgttgctggccccgggccgagcgctgacagccgcgtcccgcccgcagggaaggcgcaggagtccctgcaggagcggtaccggctgggttccctgctggggtgcggcggattcggcagcgtcttcgcagcaacgcggctctcggacggcgccccggtgagcggcagGGCTGGCggcgggcgcaggaggagggggcgcaggaggaggaggaggaggaggatggggctgggcagggcgggcgttgagctgagcccgctgctccccttggcttgcaggtcgccatcaaaagggtgcctcGGAACTGCATCTGGCattggagcgagctggtgagtgagccgggacagcgggagaagccgggctgtgccgggcGGGGATGAGCCGAGGCCCGGCATGGTGGGAGCCGCCACGACATCCCGAGGGAGagcgggcgtggggccagcgcagggcgcagagcatcccgggctggctgacgggttgcccagccctggcccagcatcggccccactgacggcatcgtgctcctcccgcagcccgacggcaccagcgctcccctggaggttgtgctgcaggacaaggtgtccactggCTTTCCCGGTGtcgtccagctgctggagtggcttgagctgcccAGCGACATTGtcatggtgctggagcggccagagcactctcaggacctcctgcatttcattcgggcacgggggttcctgcatgaggaggtggcgcggcagctgttccggcaggtgctggaggccgtgcggcactgcaccagctgcggggtcctgcaccgcgatatcaaaccagagaacatcctggttgacctggccaccgggcaagccaaattgattgactttggctgtggcacctacctgcaagagacagcctacactcactttgcaggtgagcctacacagggctgtgctcccgctcctggcatctcatggcccaacatctcacagcccaagctgggtgtggcagcggggattctcccttttgctgccactcaggggactgaatctgcagctgagttgctttagagcagggctgggtggggagccatcttccagccctgctggcagcctttgcccaccactgtgcccaggactggggctgggctggggcagccagcctgacaaaaacagtcGTGGGtgagggtagcagagagggaggtcagaacctgtgccccagccggtttgtgtgcaggcaagaggaagggcttggactgctccacttgccctgtttgtcttgcctttataatatgtttgggaCAGTGCAgacagggagaatgagggcatggtttttccccagcacgcagtgggtatttcctttgcatgtcatggtcaggcctagccagggcttccactgtcgccttcccacaccagtggcttcttttgcaatcccaagtttgtacaccagtcccagatgctggtgagaggacagtggtcaccctgtgtgccactgttgcagcccccgcccgcccagggatgctggggccaggctctgggagcagcagcagcatccccctgctgaactccatctgtattccacaggaacaccatcatacagccccccggaatggacccgctttggctggtaccatggcgagccagctaccatctggtccctgggcatcctgctgcacgagatggtctgtgggaagatgcctttcaggaggggctggaacttcagctggggccagctctcgctgccacaacggctctctccaggtgaatcctcttctctgggcaagggtgcaataccagtgctgggagacagcagcgggctcgggagcatcccgctctggcagctgctgaggaggtggcacatgtcctgctctcccccaaaaccaagaattgatgggaaagttcaggcccagctctgagcgcatccagcatggcctgggcatgggaatagtggggcaaagccaacaggagccttctccagctgacgggcagtttctggtttctctccccagagtgccaaaatctgattgggtggtgtttatccatgcaccccttggccagaccctcattagaagagctgttctgtcatccttggatgcaggatgttcatctgccctagaagaagggagagagccacaggctcactgtgctgcagggccctggtaagttacagctgcactcatgccttggcaatgagaagcaaagaaagccagcccgtgtcactgcaccagggtcataggatgggaacatgcagcccttgtgctggagctgagctgctctgcccagccctggtggctgccatccaagcaggttttgcttgtcctggttccctgacagctggggccctgggcagagccctgacagcctggtctcaccccacggaaggagaaggagcccccagagaagctgtaccgggggaagctgctgctgcaggagacagcgaggatgacatgaaggatgacaacgtcttcctcaacctggccaccagcagttgaaggtgatgcactttgattgtggcaccttcttcaaagccaaactccacagggagtttgcagatgagtccacacctggggaaatgctcccagatttgggcattgcccagcctggctgggaagcaaaggttcccccttTGCTGGGGCAGATGGAACTAATTCTTcagtcagctgcccagctgcttttttggcagggctgggggcatgggctggggtgggtacgaaatgggagtgggctcctggccctgccaacagcccccagcacccaccatgccctgggctgaggctggggcagccagcccaacaacAAACCCccgtggtgggagcagaggtgggactccagaacctgtacaggggctgctttgctgtgcaggcaaggaaggccttgggctgctccactgcccttgtttgctttgggatcatggTTATTTTGGGAGGCTGTGCTGAGGGAAAGAGATAAAGTGTGGAGCTCCCTCACCCATGGCTGGATTTTTCCCTGGCATGTAGgggttgggccttcctcaaggccctgacagagctaaGAGTTGtgacctttcttcttcttttccctttttgtctctaacctcttttcaacaatttgtttgttttttctagaggaagcattctaggtggtccagtctggattgggaagtgcttgggagcagctgtggcgtggatgggccatgcccttggagcaggctgaggacatcgtttgggaccagcttttcttccagccatggatggcatgaggtgggtccccgtctgcttggcagggtgggatcagagcttttgggagatggcagcgagcacaggagcatcctgctctgggcagctgctgagcaggtggatgtgccaaggctggctgcaggctgggcacatgtcctgccctcctgccctgctcccaaaggcagcactgatgggcagctctgggcactgctctgggcacagccagcacggcctgggcaccgcgggcagctgggacaaggggacaggagctttcagctgacgggcagtttctgctttctctccttgcagctgggctctgtggatgctgaggctgctctgggctctgccagggctctgctggagctcagcacggggccggaatcagccaaagaagaaatggtgtcacctgcagcacaaacttgcttgagcattttgacaa
Proteins encoded:
- the LOC135305943 gene encoding serine/threonine-protein kinase pim-1-like, yielding MAKASEPASVDFSIGTDDLDEGIESSTNKFSDDTKLGTSADLLEGRRALHRALDRLDPGPKSNKVAIKRVPRNCIWHWSELPDGTSAPLEVVLQDKVSTGFPGVVQLLEWLELPSDIVMVLERPEHSQDLLHFIRARGFLHEEVARQLFRQVLEAVRHCTSCGVLHRDIKPENILVDLATGQAKLIDFGCGTYLQETAYTHFAGTPSYSPPEWTRFGWYHGEPATIWSLGILLHEMVCGKMPFRRGWNFSWGQLSLPQRLSPECQNLIGWCLSMHPLARPSLEELFCHP